From the genome of Silene latifolia isolate original U9 population unplaced genomic scaffold, ASM4854445v1 scaffold_95, whole genome shotgun sequence:
aactcgaattgaatattagtgacgaaaacccgcaaatattgattacttgagatttaagtcggattagatgaattaaacatgtgaatgaatgatgaaatatatggtacaatatacatgctaattattatgattttatgacggagaattaacagatttaacaaacaaaacaaataaatttgatacgaattgcagaggacggaggaagaagaaaaagaagcagaaggctgcggcggcctcacaaagaggcgcggcagtctttgcgctcctttgaagaggcgcagcgattctttgcgtcttttctcgattgtcgtctcaccggaaatccgcaaaaaggttttaaagacggttttagaaatcggttttaacggtgttttcgacataaaccttacaattgttatacaataattaaaaatacaataaacaaaaggaattatacaccctcagacttacatgttgacggaacgagaagaactaagaagatcgattagtgatgctcgacgcgaatgcaaggaaagagtgccctcgaaagaggaaaacgattgaacagattaattagattgattaagtgtagtggtcaaattggtcggtcatgcaacggagaggctggtacccggaaagatccgagcttacgtggtcggaagtccaagcacgtaggcgccaattagtaagaacgaagtctagaatgcaaagggagaagagaagggcggacactcgcgtgagaaatatgaggaacgaaggctcctatttatactaatcacgtgaaggaatagggtttcggagactctttggaagtgaatctcggaaagatataaaagagatacgtaaatcatgcaaagaagggcctgggaagaggcgcaggcccactgcgtctcttggaagaggcgcaaagactctgCGTCTGTTCCCGTCGGAGGTTTCCtccgcttaagaaagatttccgtgtttaagttatggtaggacggatttattcgattatcttttaaatattacgggatattatttgccaaaagataaaatttgatgaataaggaatagaaatatccggaacattccagaacattccgactcgggatttaacagctatcagaaaatggagacggtttttgacccggactccgaatgtactctaattactgccaaaacgaccgtatcggcacgtagatgacaactaagaggttgacatttatatttgagcaatcacttgacgataatcttacgaactgtcactaatcgttccgcgaatcaaacatgcggcccaatcatcaccgggtggtttgcgaggggtgcagaaacgaggtgtctacagatgTTAGGCTCTTTTATGAAATTGCAGGGGTCAGCTCCATTAATGTTAGCTGAGGTGAGGGAGCTTAAAGATAGGGGGAACGGTCTTTTTCGGCAAAATCATTTTGATAGTGCTGTAGCGTGTTATGATGAAGCTTGTAAATTGCTTAGTTTAAGTCTGGGAAATATTGGAGGTCAAGATATTCAATCATTATCTGACCTTGTTGTTTCCCTTCTTTCTAATATGGCTGCTTGTGCCCAGAAACTTGAGAAGTATAGAGCTGCTTCGGGTTTATGCTCTATGATTTTGGACTCATTTCCTCGACATGTTAAGGCACTTTTTCGTAGGGCGGTTGCTTCTATGAAGTTGAAAAGGTTTTCGAAAGCTGAATTGGATTTGGTGGAGGCCTTAGTGGTTGAACCTAGTAATAAGGATGTTTTAAGGGAATTAGATGTGGTAAGAGGTCACCTTCTCATTAAGGAAAATGGTAAAAGAATGTTGGGGGTTGCTACTAAAGATTGCGTGGATGAGAACAATAAGAAGCCTGCTCTTGTGCCGAATGTCTCGACATTTAGTGTAGGTATAAAAGATAGTGAAAGTGTGGTCACAGAGGTGATGGATGATCCAAAGGATCTGAGTATAAAGGATAATGAGAGTGTGAATATGGATGTGACGGAGGGCCAAAATTTTTGTGCCAATAAGTCAGTTCTGGAGTTCTCCAAAAAGGGAGGGGGTTATTCCCGTCTAAGGATTCCCGCGGAATCTTATAAAAAGTTGATGGATGGTAAAACGGTGAGCTTTTACCGTAAACGTGATTTGTCAACTTTAACAACTCGTATTCTTAATGGCGAGACTACTAAGGAGCGAGACAGTATAAGAGAACAAtgtaaaaagaagaagaagaagaggaggagatgTCCTAAAAAGTGGAAATCTAAGATGATGGGGGCTATGAACGAAGGCATGACTTCTTCTTCTGAGGTTATCAACGTGAAACTTGATATTCCTAGCGCAAGCTTGAGCGCGTCATCTACCGAGGCCGTGACTTCAAGCGCGACTTCAATCTGTGACAATTTTTCTTCTCCTAGTACTCATATCCCCCAGGATAACACTAGGAGTGGTATTAATGATCCAAGCGTTCCTGCCTCTCCGCCTTTCATCTTTTCAGCTCGTCCTAAGATGTGTAAGATTCTCTCGTCTAAGAAGCCGTCAGGCGTCCCTTTTACTCCTATCCTTTGCAGGTACCCCTCTACTCATCATGTGCACGAGAAGTGGAGGATGACCACTCCTAAGAAGAATCAAAGCCAAGGGGATGAATCTCCAAGACACAGTTTATCTACTTTCTCAAAAAGTAGATCTCTCTCCCATAAATTTCTACGTCCTCGTGTcgtaagtgtgtcttgttgcaggtactccTCCGAAGCTCGGTTGATTaagaagagaaaagaaatgtTCCCTCATTTGGTCACTCGATCGTCCCACAAAGAAGCTTTTTCCGGAGAACAACCCCGTCTGTAGTTTAATTTCTTATCCTAATTATGTATTAATAAATTCCGACTCCGAGAGTCGGGTAGGTACTGCGTAAGGAACCTTTCTTTtctgctgccaaaaaaaaaaaaaaaacctttttattctttgtgagaacgaagtaatttaattaaagctaaataaacaattgtGACGGACAGAGTCTAACAATGAGATTGAGAAATTAAGGAGTAGATAAAATTGAACCGATTTGCTGCTATGCCGTTAACACTAGATGTAGTCCCAAATGGTTGGATTATTCAAAGTTTATAATCGTGTTTGAGTTTAATGCCAATAAATCGATAAAGACGAACTATATAAAGTACGGATTAGAGTACAATATTAAGAATTCGTTAAATATGTTTGAATAATCTAAATAAATTAAAACATGTACTCAAATTTATACTCCATACTAGGTAGAATCCCGTGCTTCGCACGGCCTGTTTTAATATTCAGTTAGTAAAAAACACTCAAATTTTTAATTAGAAGAGCATCTGAATACACAGAATTATTCTTGAGTCTTGATACATAAGTTAATTATTCTATTGCATTATAAAGATACAATAGTCCTCCTTTTCATCTCATGCATCCCTTTTAGTTTTTGTTTAACTTACATGGCATCTCGATATAGTTATACTCCCCTTTTTTACAATGTTTTTTGATTTTAATTTCATGTTGTTTTCAGAAGACAACATAAACAGAATTTCATACTGTTCTTAGAAGATAGTAAACATATTTTTAAGAATTTATACAAACTATTTTTCTACGAAAACTACTTTCATGGATTTCTAGTAATAAATGtggagtaatattttactgtatGTCATACTATAACCATTTACGCTCTTTTTACATAATTATGGTCAACTTCTGCTATTTACCAAACTATTACAACTTATTCTGGTGAATTATGTACAAATCTTCTACAAAATAATTTTAGCCTCAACAAACGTAACAAACTTATGCATTCTTACAATTACTTGTATTCCCTTATCCTACTCCTACCTTATCTCTCTTTTAGAAAactcaaaaaccctagaaaattaacTCATCTTATGATTGTCTGTTCGGTATTCTGTTGAAAAAATACTATCAAAATGTGAAACTCGAATTGGCACTCGAGCAAAATGGCCTGAAAATTCCATTGGTGAGTCACAGAAAATGTCAGCTCTTTTCATGACGATTCATTCCCGGTTAATAAACCCCGAGAAGTTAATGCTGGCATGTCATCCTCGTCATAAAACCCCAACTATAAGTGACACTCTCTACACTGCTTTAAGAGAGGAGAAATTTACTCAAACCAAAACACCTCGCAATTTGTGTAGAGAACCTTCGGCAATATAATATTACTATTTTTTTCCGGATATCTCAAGACCTCAAAGTTAAACCATATACGTATAATAATATGGAGTGTAGTTCTTTCGGGGACATCTGATAAATATATGGAGTGTAGTAGTAATTAACCACAAATTAACCAAAAGGAATTAAATTAGATAGCCGTTTTTAAAcgaagaataaataatttaagACCTTACATTTGAATGCATTGTTGAACAAAACTCACAATTAAGATTTTAAGACCAAATTAATGTTAATGCTTTCAAGTGCAAGTCAATGACAATAGTGTCTAAATGAAAACAACGTAACACATAGAGGCTAAAGAAAATGTGATTACGATCGTGTATTAAATTAATAATTGATATTGATAATGGATTAAAGTAAAGATTATTTACCAAAATATATATATTTGACCAAGCTTGAAAACACTCCACTTAATGAAGACATTATACGTAAAGATGGGAGTAGTTTTTAAATAATACTCATTTTTGTGTTAAAATGCACAACAATTCTCGCTGTGCCACCATTCTATACCTCCTTCACGGCTTCACGCACATGCATGCTCTATCAAATTTCCTTCCCAATCACGGAAGTTGCTCACACTGAGACCCATGACCACATTTACTCGATCTCTTCGATGTTCGTAGGTTGGTTTATGAATAGAAGAATGTTTGTGTTTTCAAAGTATCCGTATCATGCAAGAGATGCATAGAAGAGAAAAAAACTAAATAAGAGGAGGTTGTACAATGCGACTCGATGTACTTAATTCGTACTTAATCGCATTGAAAGCTTTCTCAATATGGATACTTTGAGCTTTAACCTTTTAGTCATCATTATGGATTTACATTCAACATATTCATGGTATCATACATGTGAACATAACTATGGCTAGTTTctcg
Proteins encoded in this window:
- the LOC141640620 gene encoding uncharacterized protein LOC141640620 codes for the protein MGLWRMMGIGCCSFMKLQGSAPLMLAEVRELKDRGNGLFRQNHFDSAVACYDEACKLLSLSLGNIGGQDIQSLSDLVVSLLSNMAACAQKLEKYRAASGLCSMILDSFPRHVKALFRRAVASMKLKRFSKAELDLVEALVVEPSNKDVLRELDVVRGHLLIKENGKRMLGVATKDCVDENNKKPALVPNVSTFSVGIKDSESVVTEVMDDPKDLSIKDNESVNMDVTEGQNFCANKSVLEFSKKGGGYSRLRIPAESYKKLMDGKTVSFYRKRDLSTLTTRILNGETTKERDSIREQCKKKKKKRRRCPKKWKSKMMGAMNEGMTSSSEVINVKLDIPSASLSASSTEAVTSSATSICDNFSSPSTHIPQDNTRSGINDPSVPASPPFIFSARPKMCKILSSKKPSGVPFTPILCRYPSTHHVHEKWRMTTPKKNQSQGDESPRHSLSTFSKSRSLSHKFLRPRVVSVSCCRYSSEARLIKKRKEMFPHLVTRSSHKEAFSGEQPRL